The following proteins are co-located in the Pseudomonas cavernae genome:
- a CDS encoding MaoC family dehydratase, with protein MTIPQYSDVQVGDELPLMKLRPIDRTMLALYAGASGDHNQIHIDTDFARKARMPDVFAHGMLSAAYLGHLLTHWVPQRQIRKLAVRFTGITQLGHIPHLTGRIAEKFEENGEQRVRLDIQCANQYGEPKLVGEAVVALA; from the coding sequence ATGACTATCCCGCAATACAGCGATGTGCAGGTCGGCGACGAGCTGCCCCTGATGAAGCTCCGCCCGATCGATCGCACCATGCTGGCGCTGTACGCCGGCGCCTCGGGCGATCACAACCAGATCCACATCGACACCGACTTCGCCCGCAAGGCGCGCATGCCCGACGTGTTCGCCCACGGCATGTTGTCGGCCGCCTACCTCGGTCACCTGCTCACCCACTGGGTGCCGCAGCGGCAGATCCGCAAGCTGGCGGTGCGCTTCACCGGCATCACCCAGCTCGGCCATATCCCGCACCTGACCGGGCGTATCGCCGAGAAGTTCGAGGAGAACGGCGAGCAGCGCGTGCGCCTCGATATCCAGTGCGCCAACCAGTACGGCGAGCCCAAGCTGGTTGGCGAAGCCGTGGTCGCCTTGGCCTGA